A window from Ictalurus furcatus strain D&B chromosome 16, Billie_1.0, whole genome shotgun sequence encodes these proteins:
- the ccar2 gene encoding cell cycle and apoptosis regulator protein 2 isoform X1: MSSQMRQRVFTGVVTQLQDRHGTVDRDVRFAMSAVVGRAPLVGEKVLVKAVQDPSQSVKWTAQRVQVLNGQPFKSPPPLLHSTTPNLAPGILGNKRQPLLKSPKIPPLIPGMQPNPGGMLQIPHHQKLPWAAPWGGGSRKRHNEVVAGRRGRHWEEAGGSWGGDNAHQKRRRWKAPSEEETSKKSTSQTSTSSPLFSFFPRDSQACDNLELQRRYPHLHVPLSLFHVQLCWPESFPPSQPLPLAGPCHFHVGPQQPKIEAAPSPDSTENSSFSVKVLLLSMPGIEDFYAQCCNYAENRNGRGDVVHPTTLFKFLLLDKAGELQLPGGSWSKEDGSNPSKDSTTIIRTAVRYVTEQTALDLSACTQWRKMTELRLLSGDKMETVVILMPDVWNLVPTAEEWAKLQEERGESPLPDVPSLVVQPTAGFTLSAVSLTALLEPQMSQSRDAFEVGLVSELFSEMLQRDFGLQLYHSLCSLPQTPTATLPDSEIQAADSSASLDDEAKRMSKDMRKKGASDAKKTTNKEGEEEEETKMEDDQEPSEHQAENQEEADSHTEVEEAVTVDDSQSLKDIELPRRVLLSWVFFDRQLSGSLREEDVQNILLSLGLYLTTAQAQDLARKMSVDGKCMYRKLCSRWTDADEVACDLSAEGNKSLLPGVPRKEKGSSRRSSSNANPDVVNYKGTVLNIPNLLQRLESSRAAQHEMEKRLADLQATLEAAKAKPVSDEQEQMKSRLEKVEALNKTYEKNLKENAGHMLTVIEKMQKMVDQTTSLTRTKDVKGD, from the exons ATGTCTTCTCAGATGAGGCAGCGAGTCTTCACTGGGGTTGTGACGCAGCTGCAGGACCGCCATGGGACCGTCGACCGGGACGTACGCTTTGCGATGAG TGCTGTAGTAGGAAGAGCGCCCTTGGTCGGCGAGAAAGTGCTGGTGAAGGCGGTGCAGGATCCTTCGCAGTCTGTCAAGTGGACAGCACAAAGAGTGCAGGTGCTCAATGGCCAG CCGTTTAAGTCTCCTCCGCCGCTGCTACACTCCACGACACCAAACCTGGCGCCGGGCATTTTGGGAAACAAGCGTCAACCACTGCTGAAGTCTCCTAAAATACCACCGCTGATTCCTGGCATGCAGCCGAATCCAG GTGGCATGCTCCAGATACCCCACCATCAGAAGCTGCCATGGGCTGCTCCCTGGGGTGGGGGAAGCAGGAAGAGGCACAACGAGGTTGTGGCTGGTCGGAGAGGCCGACACTG GGAGGAAGCCGGTGGCTCTTGGGGAGGGGACAATGCGCACCAGAAGAGACGGCGATGGAAAGCCCCGTCTGAGGAGGAAACCTCCAAAAAGAGCACCTCTCAAACCAGCACGagctctcctctcttctcctttttcCCACGAGACAG TCAGGCCTGTGATAATCTGGAGCTGCAGCGGCGCTACCCACACCTCCACGTacccctgtctctctttcatgtGCAGCTTTGCTGGCCTGAGAGCTTCCCACCTAGCCAGCCACTTCCTCTCGCAGGGCCATGTCACTTCCACGTAGGCCCACAACAACCTAAGATAGAAGCGGCTCCATCTCCAGACTCCACAGAGAACTCCAGCTTCTCTGTTAAG GTGCTGTTACTGTCCATGCCTGGCATTGAGGACTTCTACGCTCAGTGTTGTAACTATGCAGAGAACAGGAATGGACGTGGAGATGTGGTCCATCCTACAACACTGTTCAAG TTTCTATTACTGGACAAAGCAGGAGAGCTGCAGCTCCCTGGAGGTTCATGGTCCAAAGAGGATGGGTCCAATCCATCCAAAGACAGCACCACCATCATACGTACTGCAGTACGCTACGTGACTGAGCAGACGGCTCTGGACCTTTCAGCGTGTACACAATG GCGTAAAATGACAGAGCTGAGATTACTTTCCGGGGATAAAATGGAAACGGTCGTCATCTTGATGCCAGATGTGTGGAATCTAGTGCCGACAGCAGAAGAATGGGCCAAGTTACAGGAAGAGCGAGGG gAGTCTCCTCTCCCTGATGTGCCCTCGCTCGTAGTCCAACCCACTGCAGGGTTCACACTGTCTGCAGTTTCTCTAACAGCTTTATTAGAGCCACAGATGTCACAGAGCAGAGACGCGTTTGAG GTGGGTTTGGTGAGCGAGCTCTTCAGCGAGATGCTCCAGAGGGATTTTGGTCTGCAGCTGTACCACTCCCTCTGCAGCCTGCCTCAGACTCCGACTGCGACTCTTCCTGACTCTGAAATCCAGGCGGCAGACAGCAGCGCTTCTCTG GATGATGAGGCAAAAAGGATGAGTAAGGacatgagaaagaaaggagcAAGTGATGccaagaaaacaacaaacaaagaaggggaggaagaggaagagaccAAAATGGAGGATGATCAGGAACCGAGTGAACACCAGGCAGAGAATCAGGAAGAGGCTGATAGCCACACAGAGGTTGAAGAAGCAGTGACTGTTGATGACAGTCAGTCACTCAAAGACATA GAGCTTCCCCGTAGGGTCCTTTTGTCCTGGGTGTTTTTCGACAGGCAGCTCTCTGGCTCCCTGAGAGAAGAGGACGTTCAGAACATCCTGCTCTCCCTCGGGCTCTACCTCACTACTGCTCAG GCACAGGATCTGGCCAGAAAGATGTCAGTGGACGGGAAGTGCATGTACCGTAAGCTGTGTTCTCGCTGGACCGACGCAGACGAGGTGGCTTGTGACCTCAGTGCCGAGG GAAATAAATCCCTGTTGCCGGGTGTGCCTCGTAAGGAGAAGGGCTCTTCCCGCCGCTCATCCAGCAACGCTAACCCAGATGTGGTAAACTACAAAGGCACCGTTCTGAACATCCCCAACCTGCTGCAGCGTCTCGAGAGCAGCAGAGCAGCACAGCACGAGATGGAGAAACGGCTCGCTGACCTGCAGGCAACGCTCG agGCAGCCAAGGCGAAGCCGGTCTCCGATGAACAGGAGCAGATGAAGAGCAGGTTAGAGAAAGTCGAAGCACTCAACAAAACCTACGAGAAGAATCTAAAAGAGAACGCCGGCCACATGCTCACCGTCATCGAGAAGATGCAGAAAATGGTGGATCAG ACGACAAGCCTTACAAGGACAAAGGACGTGAAAGGAGACTAA
- the ccar2 gene encoding cell cycle and apoptosis regulator protein 2 isoform X2: MRQRVFTGVVTQLQDRHGTVDRDVRFAMSAVVGRAPLVGEKVLVKAVQDPSQSVKWTAQRVQVLNGQPFKSPPPLLHSTTPNLAPGILGNKRQPLLKSPKIPPLIPGMQPNPGGMLQIPHHQKLPWAAPWGGGSRKRHNEVVAGRRGRHWEEAGGSWGGDNAHQKRRRWKAPSEEETSKKSTSQTSTSSPLFSFFPRDSQACDNLELQRRYPHLHVPLSLFHVQLCWPESFPPSQPLPLAGPCHFHVGPQQPKIEAAPSPDSTENSSFSVKVLLLSMPGIEDFYAQCCNYAENRNGRGDVVHPTTLFKFLLLDKAGELQLPGGSWSKEDGSNPSKDSTTIIRTAVRYVTEQTALDLSACTQWRKMTELRLLSGDKMETVVILMPDVWNLVPTAEEWAKLQEERGESPLPDVPSLVVQPTAGFTLSAVSLTALLEPQMSQSRDAFEVGLVSELFSEMLQRDFGLQLYHSLCSLPQTPTATLPDSEIQAADSSASLDDEAKRMSKDMRKKGASDAKKTTNKEGEEEEETKMEDDQEPSEHQAENQEEADSHTEVEEAVTVDDSQSLKDIELPRRVLLSWVFFDRQLSGSLREEDVQNILLSLGLYLTTAQAQDLARKMSVDGKCMYRKLCSRWTDADEVACDLSAEGNKSLLPGVPRKEKGSSRRSSSNANPDVVNYKGTVLNIPNLLQRLESSRAAQHEMEKRLADLQATLEAAKAKPVSDEQEQMKSRLEKVEALNKTYEKNLKENAGHMLTVIEKMQKMVDQTTSLTRTKDVKGD, from the exons ATGAGGCAGCGAGTCTTCACTGGGGTTGTGACGCAGCTGCAGGACCGCCATGGGACCGTCGACCGGGACGTACGCTTTGCGATGAG TGCTGTAGTAGGAAGAGCGCCCTTGGTCGGCGAGAAAGTGCTGGTGAAGGCGGTGCAGGATCCTTCGCAGTCTGTCAAGTGGACAGCACAAAGAGTGCAGGTGCTCAATGGCCAG CCGTTTAAGTCTCCTCCGCCGCTGCTACACTCCACGACACCAAACCTGGCGCCGGGCATTTTGGGAAACAAGCGTCAACCACTGCTGAAGTCTCCTAAAATACCACCGCTGATTCCTGGCATGCAGCCGAATCCAG GTGGCATGCTCCAGATACCCCACCATCAGAAGCTGCCATGGGCTGCTCCCTGGGGTGGGGGAAGCAGGAAGAGGCACAACGAGGTTGTGGCTGGTCGGAGAGGCCGACACTG GGAGGAAGCCGGTGGCTCTTGGGGAGGGGACAATGCGCACCAGAAGAGACGGCGATGGAAAGCCCCGTCTGAGGAGGAAACCTCCAAAAAGAGCACCTCTCAAACCAGCACGagctctcctctcttctcctttttcCCACGAGACAG TCAGGCCTGTGATAATCTGGAGCTGCAGCGGCGCTACCCACACCTCCACGTacccctgtctctctttcatgtGCAGCTTTGCTGGCCTGAGAGCTTCCCACCTAGCCAGCCACTTCCTCTCGCAGGGCCATGTCACTTCCACGTAGGCCCACAACAACCTAAGATAGAAGCGGCTCCATCTCCAGACTCCACAGAGAACTCCAGCTTCTCTGTTAAG GTGCTGTTACTGTCCATGCCTGGCATTGAGGACTTCTACGCTCAGTGTTGTAACTATGCAGAGAACAGGAATGGACGTGGAGATGTGGTCCATCCTACAACACTGTTCAAG TTTCTATTACTGGACAAAGCAGGAGAGCTGCAGCTCCCTGGAGGTTCATGGTCCAAAGAGGATGGGTCCAATCCATCCAAAGACAGCACCACCATCATACGTACTGCAGTACGCTACGTGACTGAGCAGACGGCTCTGGACCTTTCAGCGTGTACACAATG GCGTAAAATGACAGAGCTGAGATTACTTTCCGGGGATAAAATGGAAACGGTCGTCATCTTGATGCCAGATGTGTGGAATCTAGTGCCGACAGCAGAAGAATGGGCCAAGTTACAGGAAGAGCGAGGG gAGTCTCCTCTCCCTGATGTGCCCTCGCTCGTAGTCCAACCCACTGCAGGGTTCACACTGTCTGCAGTTTCTCTAACAGCTTTATTAGAGCCACAGATGTCACAGAGCAGAGACGCGTTTGAG GTGGGTTTGGTGAGCGAGCTCTTCAGCGAGATGCTCCAGAGGGATTTTGGTCTGCAGCTGTACCACTCCCTCTGCAGCCTGCCTCAGACTCCGACTGCGACTCTTCCTGACTCTGAAATCCAGGCGGCAGACAGCAGCGCTTCTCTG GATGATGAGGCAAAAAGGATGAGTAAGGacatgagaaagaaaggagcAAGTGATGccaagaaaacaacaaacaaagaaggggaggaagaggaagagaccAAAATGGAGGATGATCAGGAACCGAGTGAACACCAGGCAGAGAATCAGGAAGAGGCTGATAGCCACACAGAGGTTGAAGAAGCAGTGACTGTTGATGACAGTCAGTCACTCAAAGACATA GAGCTTCCCCGTAGGGTCCTTTTGTCCTGGGTGTTTTTCGACAGGCAGCTCTCTGGCTCCCTGAGAGAAGAGGACGTTCAGAACATCCTGCTCTCCCTCGGGCTCTACCTCACTACTGCTCAG GCACAGGATCTGGCCAGAAAGATGTCAGTGGACGGGAAGTGCATGTACCGTAAGCTGTGTTCTCGCTGGACCGACGCAGACGAGGTGGCTTGTGACCTCAGTGCCGAGG GAAATAAATCCCTGTTGCCGGGTGTGCCTCGTAAGGAGAAGGGCTCTTCCCGCCGCTCATCCAGCAACGCTAACCCAGATGTGGTAAACTACAAAGGCACCGTTCTGAACATCCCCAACCTGCTGCAGCGTCTCGAGAGCAGCAGAGCAGCACAGCACGAGATGGAGAAACGGCTCGCTGACCTGCAGGCAACGCTCG agGCAGCCAAGGCGAAGCCGGTCTCCGATGAACAGGAGCAGATGAAGAGCAGGTTAGAGAAAGTCGAAGCACTCAACAAAACCTACGAGAAGAATCTAAAAGAGAACGCCGGCCACATGCTCACCGTCATCGAGAAGATGCAGAAAATGGTGGATCAG ACGACAAGCCTTACAAGGACAAAGGACGTGAAAGGAGACTAA